Within Takifugu rubripes chromosome 20, fTakRub1.2, whole genome shotgun sequence, the genomic segment cacacacacacacgcacagagctgTAAGAGTTTGTTTTATGCACCAGATCATGCTGGTTGAAGGTCTCACCTACTGTCTGCGATACAgactgaagctccgccccccgACAGGAAGTGTCACTGCAGCCAGCGGCTGCGGCTTCAACTCCTTCCTGCGGAGGACGGTGCACTTCGTAGGTGCGAGTTCGCCCAAGAACGCGGGTGCGTGCCAGGCGAGCGCCAGCCTGACTCTCACCCGTCCGTCTGTGCAGGCGTGCACGTGTTCGGCCTGTGTGCGACGGCGCTGGTCACTGACATCATCCAGCTGTCGACGGGTCATCACGCTCCGTTCTTCCTGACGGTCTGTAAACCCAACTACACGCTCGCCGGCGCCTCCTGCGACAGCAACGCTTACATCACAAAGGACATCTGCTCGGGCCACGACCAGCACGCCATCATGGCCGCCAGGTCAGTCGGGCGCCGCCTGGGGCCGCCGACATTCGGCGCTCGCCGTCGAGACTGACTGATGTTTCTGTCCCGACAGGAAGAGCTTCCCTTCCCAGCATGCAACGCTGTCGGCCTTCGCAGCCGTGTTTGTTTCCGTAAGAGCCTCATCTCTCGTGGCTTCGCTCGGCGCCAGCGTGACCGCCGTCTGTCTCCCCTCAGATCTACCTGGACGCCAGCATCTCCGACAGCACCAAACTGCTGAAGCCCGTCCTGGTGTTCGCCTTCGCCATCGCCGCCGTGCTGACGGGCCTGACCCAGATCACTCAGCACCGCAGCCACCCGGCGGACGTGTACGTGGGCTTCCTGATCGGAGCGCTGATCGCCGTCTACCTGGTGAGCTGCacgacgcggcggcggcggcgctctgaCGTGGGCGGAGCCTCACAGATACGGTCTTTTTTCAGGCTCGTCACGCTGTCGCCAACTTCAAGTCCTCAGACGACGTCGTTCTCGCTCCCCCGAGTCCGCTGGTCAAAGAAGACCCGCTGCGGGCGCTAACGGAGCGGGGACACGAGTCCGTGTACCACAAAGGGCCCCCCTCCGCTGCAGGGAGCAGTGAGGAGATAGCAGGGGCCCCGGCACACAGGGACCAGCTGGAGGTTCTGGGGCCGCTCCACAGAGAAGAGGACTCCGTGGAGAGCCTGAAGAGAGCCAGCCTGGACGTGGAGCTGCTGGCTCCCCGCAGCCCAATGGCGAAGGAGACCATGTTGACCTTCAGCAACACGCTGCCGAGGGCCAACGCGGCCGTGGGCGGGGCCGACGCCCCGCCGGGCGAGCTGGCCCGACCCTCCCAGCCGGCCCAGCGGCGCCTGCGAGTGGTGCAGGTTCCTCTGGAACCTTTCGAGCCACAGCAGCTTCTCCCGGACTGGAAGCGGAAGCCGGCGAAGGCGCCGGAGCACAGCGACGGTTGGGAGTCTGTGGAGACGGATAAGGGGGGGTCACCAACCCCCACGTTCCAACCCTCAGCTCAGTTTCGGGGGGCGCCGTCGAACTGTAACAAAGCTGCCCCTCACGGTGGTGCCAAGGCTGTGGCGACTCCCCGACCCCCCCAGCTGCCTGAAGCGggccccccccccgtgtctccAAAGAGCGCCCTCACCCGGGCCAAGTGGCTCCAGATCCGGGAGAAGACGCAGGGGACGGCGGAGCCGCGCCTGGTGCAGGTGGTCGCCGTGGCTAAACTGGAGGGCCGCCTCTCTTCCCAGTCCTCGGGGGAGAACCCGGAGCCCACCCCCTCCCGTTACGAGCTGCGTAAAGGGTGGGGGGACGCCCAGGGCCCGCACCACCCTGCTGGCCACCCGCAACAATCTGCACTGATCCCAGTTCCCACTGGGATCCCCAGGGAGTCCGTGGGGGCGTGTAGAAGGGGTGGCAGCTCCCTGAAGGGGCCCCACCCCAACTGATGGAGGCGGATTCAGGCAGACCTGAACAAACCTGCAGCACCTGGCCGGGACCAGCCTCACGTCCCAGTCCGTGTCCACTAGGACGGGTCATGTTGGACTGGACTCCATTCAGGGGCCACTGGTTTAACTGGGATGTAAAGGTGAATCACAGGAAGctcagctgtctgt encodes:
- the plppr3b gene encoding phospholipid phosphatase-related protein type 3 isoform X1, which produces MMMISSSKMMKSEPSEHSLTLLPCFYFVELPIVASSMVSLYFLELTDLLQPAQVGFRCHDRELSLPYVDGGEELIPLLMLLSLAFSGPAAAIMLVEGLTYCLRYRLKLRPPTGSVTAASGCGFNSFLRRTVHFVGVHVFGLCATALVTDIIQLSTGHHAPFFLTVCKPNYTLAGASCDSNAYITKDICSGHDQHAIMAARKSFPSQHATLSAFAAVFVSIYLDASISDSTKLLKPVLVFAFAIAAVLTGLTQITQHRSHPADVYVGFLIGALIAVYLARHAVANFKSSDDVVLAPPSPLVKEDPLRALTERGHESVYHKGPPSAAGSSEEIAGAPAHRDQLEVLGPLHREEDSVESLKRASLDVELLAPRSPMAKETMLTFSNTLPRANAAVGGADAPPGELARPSQPAQRRLRVVQVPLEPFEPQQLLPDWKRKPAKAPEHSDGWESVETDKGGSPTPTFQPSAQFRGAPSNCNKAAPHGGAKAVATPRPPQLPEAGPPPVSPKSALTRAKWLQIREKTQGTAEPRLVQVVAVAKLEGRLSSQSSGENPEPTPSRYELRKGWGDAQGPHHPAGHPQQSALIPVPTGIPRESVGACRRGGSSLKGPHPN
- the plppr3b gene encoding phospholipid phosphatase-related protein type 3 isoform X2 yields the protein MMMISSSKMMKSEPSEHSLTLLPCFYFVEIMLVEGLTYCLRYRLKLRPPTGSVTAASGCGFNSFLRRTVHFVGVHVFGLCATALVTDIIQLSTGHHAPFFLTVCKPNYTLAGASCDSNAYITKDICSGHDQHAIMAARKSFPSQHATLSAFAAVFVSIYLDASISDSTKLLKPVLVFAFAIAAVLTGLTQITQHRSHPADVYVGFLIGALIAVYLARHAVANFKSSDDVVLAPPSPLVKEDPLRALTERGHESVYHKGPPSAAGSSEEIAGAPAHRDQLEVLGPLHREEDSVESLKRASLDVELLAPRSPMAKETMLTFSNTLPRANAAVGGADAPPGELARPSQPAQRRLRVVQVPLEPFEPQQLLPDWKRKPAKAPEHSDGWESVETDKGGSPTPTFQPSAQFRGAPSNCNKAAPHGGAKAVATPRPPQLPEAGPPPVSPKSALTRAKWLQIREKTQGTAEPRLVQVVAVAKLEGRLSSQSSGENPEPTPSRYELRKGWGDAQGPHHPAGHPQQSALIPVPTGIPRESVGACRRGGSSLKGPHPN